Within Candidatus Niyogibacteria bacterium CG10_big_fil_rev_8_21_14_0_10_46_36, the genomic segment TGGTAAACTAGAAGAAAAATTTAAGCAATAAATTATGACCCTATATTTCATTACCGGAAACAAAGGAAAGCTTGCTGAAGTCCAAGCGGTTTTGCCAGACGTAGAAGCTCTTGATATTGATTTGCCTGAAATCCAGAGTTTAGATGCTCACGAAATTATCAAGGCAAAGCTCCTAGAAGCTCAAAAGCATCAGAGTGGAGAATTTATCGTTGAAGACAACTCTCTTTATCTTGAAGGGATTAAAGGTTTACCTGGTCCTCTAATCAAATGGTTTTTGAAAACTGTTGGTAATGATGGTTTGTATAAAATGGCCGAAGCTTTTGGAA encodes:
- a CDS encoding non-canonical purine NTP pyrophosphatase gives rise to the protein MTLYFITGNKGKLAEVQAVLPDVEALDIDLPEIQSLDAHEIIKAKLLEAQKHQSGEFIVEDNSLYLEGIKGLPGPLIKWFLKTVGNDGLYKMAEAFGNFNAEAKVVIGYSNSGGEISFFEGNTKGTIVPARGSEGFGWDPIFQPEGYDKTFAELTPEEKNSFSMRRIAVEKLKEKLK